A genomic window from Terrisporobacter glycolicus ATCC 14880 = DSM 1288 includes:
- a CDS encoding DUF116 domain-containing protein, whose protein sequence is MKEITYSLCKENYNSNLFYKKLSSFTLDVEKNISYTCEKYVKDFINFLEKNHIEDIRTNSEYYLEILMLGVLWKNYINRAVNLQRIPKKILIILSYLRKYEIIKNSVDKKRGIMETYFLNIEDNKQIELNINNFSKLIGYLNAVGDFKEEVKRLESWEKYFTTRGEYEAKKIILASLEIEYIFENKGKIELGPYTENVDKFLILAEEKYKYREDYITCRRKEVEYHLNMVGAEIMNKSYKELFIKSKEKRLLLPSCMKAQNINYCKAIKTEDGYKCAHCTKSCNINRYDKLGEDYNFKVYIIPHESDINVKRKFQYGDIGIIGVACVLNLISGGLKAKSLGFVPQCVFLDYCGCKCHWHESGIITDINKEKLLNTLGLYNFNI, encoded by the coding sequence ATGAAAGAAATAACATATTCTTTGTGTAAAGAAAATTATAATTCAAATTTGTTTTATAAAAAATTATCAAGTTTTACATTGGATGTTGAAAAAAATATATCTTATACTTGTGAAAAGTATGTAAAAGATTTTATTAACTTTTTAGAAAAAAATCATATAGAAGATATAAGGACAAATTCAGAATATTATTTGGAAATATTAATGTTAGGAGTTTTATGGAAAAATTATATAAATAGAGCAGTAAATCTTCAAAGAATACCTAAAAAAATTCTAATAATTTTATCTTACTTAAGAAAATATGAGATTATAAAGAATAGTGTTGATAAAAAGAGAGGCATAATGGAAACATATTTTCTGAACATAGAAGATAATAAACAAATTGAACTTAATATAAATAATTTTAGCAAGTTAATTGGTTATTTAAATGCAGTTGGTGATTTTAAGGAAGAGGTTAAAAGGTTAGAATCATGGGAAAAATATTTCACGACTAGAGGAGAATATGAAGCTAAGAAAATAATTTTAGCGTCTCTAGAAATAGAGTATATATTTGAGAATAAAGGTAAAATAGAATTAGGTCCTTATACAGAAAATGTGGATAAATTTTTAATTTTAGCAGAAGAAAAATATAAATACAGGGAAGACTATATTACATGTAGAAGGAAAGAAGTAGAATATCATCTAAACATGGTAGGAGCAGAAATAATGAATAAATCCTATAAGGAGTTATTTATTAAGTCAAAAGAAAAAAGATTATTGCTTCCATCATGTATGAAAGCTCAAAATATAAATTATTGTAAAGCAATAAAAACTGAAGATGGATATAAATGTGCTCATTGTACAAAATCATGCAATATAAATAGATATGATAAGTTAGGTGAAGATTACAATTTTAAAGTTTATATAATCCCTCATGAATCAGATATTAATGTTAAAAGAAAGTTTCAATATGGAGATATAGGAATAATTGGTGTGGCCTGTGTTCTTAACTTAATATCAGGTGGACTTAAAGCAAAAAGTTTAGGATTTGTTCCTCAATGTGTATTTTTAGATTATTGTGGATGTAAATGTCACTGGCATGAAAGTGGAATAATAACGGACATTAATAAAGAAAAATTGCTAAATACATTAGGCTTATATAATTTCAATATTTAA
- a CDS encoding ABC transporter ATP-binding protein, with protein MIKEFVKYYKPYKKLFFMDLLAALLFAICNLVYPMITRDIMNEVVPNKDLRMLVIFGFTLLFIFIIKAFLNHFMQYWGHVVGVRMQADMRSEVFTHLQKLPNSYFDNHKTGVTMSRIINDLMDISELAHHGPEDLFISIVMFIGSFIILLNINIPLTIIIFAILPFVIIFAARQRKRMQNAFMETRITTGEVNATLENSIAGMKVTKSFCNEEEELNKFNDRNNIFKSARQTAYRVMADYFSGMNLFMDLLELVALVAGGYFTYLGEINLGDFAAYILYVKMFIEPIKKLINFTEQYQNGMTGFERFMEIIEEDMEKEAKNPVELKNVRGNIEIDNVSFTYEDKKQVLKNLDLSIEAGRTVALVGPSGGGKTTLCNLIPRFYDFEEGDIRIDGKSIKNISLKSLRKNIGVVQQDVFLFTGTIKENILCAKPDASEEDIIAAAKKARIHDFIKSLPEGYDTYIGERGVKLSGGQKQRISICRVFLKNPPIIILDEATSALDNVTEREIQKSLEELSKDRTNLVVAHRLSTIKNADEIVVLSDSGIVERGTHNELINNGGVYSKLHVS; from the coding sequence ATGATAAAAGAATTTGTAAAATATTATAAACCCTATAAGAAGCTTTTCTTTATGGACTTATTAGCAGCATTATTATTTGCTATATGTAACTTAGTATATCCAATGATTACAAGGGATATAATGAATGAGGTTGTACCAAATAAGGATTTAAGAATGCTTGTTATTTTTGGATTTACCTTATTATTTATATTTATAATAAAGGCATTTTTAAATCATTTTATGCAATACTGGGGGCATGTGGTAGGTGTTAGGATGCAAGCTGATATGAGAAGTGAAGTGTTTACTCATCTTCAAAAACTGCCTAATTCATACTTCGATAATCACAAAACTGGAGTAACCATGTCTAGAATAATAAATGATTTAATGGATATTTCTGAGCTTGCTCACCATGGGCCAGAGGATTTATTTATATCAATAGTTATGTTTATAGGTTCATTCATTATTTTATTGAATATAAACATACCACTTACTATAATAATTTTTGCCATATTACCTTTTGTAATAATATTTGCGGCGAGACAGAGAAAAAGAATGCAAAATGCTTTTATGGAAACAAGGATAACTACAGGTGAAGTAAATGCAACTTTAGAAAATTCTATAGCTGGGATGAAGGTAACAAAATCTTTTTGTAACGAAGAAGAAGAATTAAATAAATTTAATGATAGAAATAATATTTTTAAATCAGCTAGACAAACAGCTTATAGAGTTATGGCTGACTATTTCTCAGGGATGAATTTATTTATGGACTTGTTAGAATTAGTAGCATTAGTTGCTGGAGGATACTTTACTTACTTAGGTGAAATTAATTTAGGTGACTTTGCAGCTTATATATTATATGTAAAAATGTTTATAGAACCAATTAAAAAACTAATAAACTTTACAGAACAATATCAAAATGGTATGACTGGATTTGAAAGATTTATGGAAATAATTGAAGAGGATATGGAAAAAGAAGCAAAGAATCCTGTGGAGTTAAAAAATGTTAGAGGAAATATTGAAATAGATAATGTTTCATTTACTTATGAAGATAAAAAACAAGTATTAAAAAACTTAGATTTATCAATTGAAGCTGGTAGAACGGTAGCATTAGTTGGGCCATCTGGAGGAGGCAAGACCACTCTTTGTAATCTTATACCTAGATTTTATGATTTTGAAGAAGGTGATATAAGAATAGATGGAAAAAGTATAAAAAATATAAGCTTAAAATCATTGAGAAAAAATATTGGTGTGGTTCAGCAAGATGTATTTTTATTTACAGGAACTATAAAAGAAAATATATTATGTGCAAAACCAGATGCTAGTGAAGAAGATATAATAGCTGCAGCTAAAAAAGCAAGAATACATGATTTTATTAAAAGTTTACCAGAAGGTTATGATACTTATATAGGAGAGCGTGGGGTTAAGCTTTCAGGAGGACAAAAACAAAGAATATCTATATGTAGAGTATTTTTAAAAAATCCTCCAATAATAATCCTTGATGAAGCTACATCGGCCCTTGATAATGTAACAGAAAGGGAAATTCAAAAATCTTTAGAAGAGTTAAGCAAAGACAGAACTAATTTAGTTGTAGCACATAGACTATCTACAATAAAAAATGCTGATGAAATTGTAGTATTATCAGATAGCGGTATAGTTGAAAGAGGAACTCATAATGAGTTGATCAATAATGGTGGAGTTTATAGTAAATTGCATGTAAGTTAA
- the fsa gene encoding fructose-6-phosphate aldolase, giving the protein MKLFLDTANVEDIKKVNDMGVICGVTTNPSLIAKEGRDFTEVVREIASIVDGPISGEVNSDDAEGMIEEAMEIVKIHKNMVVKIPMTAQGLKAVKVLAAKGIKTNVTLIFSANQALLAARAGATYVSPFLGRLDDISTNGMDLVRTVAEMFDIHGIETEIIAASVRHPVHVTDAALAGAHIATVPAKLVYQMLNHPLTDQGIEKFKKDWEDAFGNK; this is encoded by the coding sequence ATGAAGTTATTTTTAGACACAGCAAATGTGGAAGATATTAAAAAAGTTAATGATATGGGTGTAATATGTGGTGTAACTACAAACCCATCTTTAATAGCAAAAGAAGGAAGAGATTTTACAGAAGTAGTTAGAGAAATTGCTTCAATAGTTGATGGACCGATAAGTGGAGAAGTAAATAGTGATGATGCTGAAGGTATGATAGAAGAAGCAATGGAAATAGTAAAAATCCACAAAAATATGGTTGTTAAAATACCAATGACTGCACAAGGGCTAAAAGCTGTAAAAGTATTAGCTGCAAAGGGAATAAAAACTAATGTCACTTTAATATTCTCAGCAAACCAAGCACTACTTGCTGCAAGAGCTGGAGCAACTTATGTATCACCGTTCTTAGGTAGATTAGACGATATATCAACTAATGGAATGGATTTAGTAAGAACTGTGGCAGAAATGTTTGATATACATGGAATAGAAACAGAAATAATAGCTGCAAGTGTTAGACATCCAGTTCATGTTACTGATGCAGCATTAGCTGGAGCTCATATAGCAACAGTACCAGCCAAGTTAGTATACCAAATGTTAAATCATCCTTTAACAGATCAAGGAATTGAAAAGTTTAAAAAAGACTGGGAAGATGCTTTCGGAAATAAATAA
- a CDS encoding flavodoxin, with product MNNKINIIFWSGTGNTESMAQAIFEGSKNNGNSKLLTVDKATLDDVKEADILFLGCPSMGVEELEESEMEPFMESISNNISGKKIVLFGSYGWGDGEWMQDWEERIKNCGGIIVEESIICNESPEENILKQLVALGEKYSN from the coding sequence ATGAATAATAAAATAAATATAATATTTTGGAGCGGAACGGGAAATACAGAATCTATGGCACAAGCTATATTTGAAGGTAGCAAAAATAATGGAAATTCAAAATTATTAACTGTTGATAAAGCTACATTGGATGATGTAAAAGAAGCAGATATATTATTTTTAGGTTGTCCGTCTATGGGAGTAGAGGAATTAGAAGAAAGTGAGATGGAGCCATTTATGGAAAGTATATCAAATAATATAAGTGGTAAAAAGATAGTTCTATTCGGTTCTTATGGATGGGGTGATGGAGAGTGGATGCAAGACTGGGAAGAAAGAATTAAAAATTGCGGAGGAATAATAGTTGAAGAAAGTATAATATGTAATGAATCTCCAGAAGAAAATATTTTAAAACAATTAGTAGCGTTAGGAGAAAAATACTCTAATTAA
- a CDS encoding OPT family oligopeptide transporter, whose amino-acid sequence MSKKLPKEAYGGVSGKDYVPYITDKSNKGANIPVLIIGIILATVFAASTAYSGMKSGLTVAAGIPGAIIGSMFVGVFAKDKGILGKNIIQGMSSGGESIASGLIFVLPAIILIGSDLTFFEGLTTGVAGSLFGIGCSSLVYNYLIIEEHGKLMYPESMAISETLVASQGGGDAIKYMGIGFGISGIINVLTGSFLNVINNVMTYLGTPFYKWKFSLEVNPLLLGIGFIVGLEVSLTMFAGSILSNFAVAPLIGYFSDMAREGMFIWNDPAVAINTMDVNAISGSYVKYIGAGMMLCGGIIGAIKLIPTIVVSIRETLNAKKGNNEDDKGSSSEMLILIGGIVVGLIAAYLISQSITMAAVAIIVSFILSFLFVIVSGRLTGTIGTSNLPVSGMTIASLVILTLVFVMSGWTGLEDNKSLLLFAGFMVTAISVAGGYNQSQKVTYIIGGSKKEMQNSFALASIVGVAVVCGTIVVLSSQLAITGADAPFALPQANLMSTLTSGIMSGNLPWVMVIAGVVMALVLFMLNLPIMTVAIGFYLPISTTSIILVGALVRLFVEKTAKNDLEREAKVSNGISLSSGLVAGGSIIGLIGIILQVSGIITPRIPTGFAASNSMALLLLVILVVATTIPIAFAKVKHNED is encoded by the coding sequence ATGAGTAAAAAATTACCTAAAGAGGCCTATGGAGGTGTATCAGGGAAGGATTATGTGCCTTATATAACTGATAAATCCAATAAAGGCGCAAATATTCCAGTATTAATAATAGGAATAATACTTGCTACTGTATTTGCAGCATCTACTGCATATTCTGGCATGAAATCAGGTTTAACAGTAGCAGCAGGAATTCCTGGAGCAATTATTGGTTCCATGTTTGTAGGGGTTTTTGCAAAAGATAAGGGAATACTTGGCAAAAATATTATACAAGGTATGTCTAGTGGTGGTGAATCTATAGCTAGTGGTTTAATTTTTGTATTGCCAGCAATTATTTTAATAGGAAGTGACCTTACTTTCTTTGAAGGTTTAACAACAGGTGTAGCAGGAAGTTTATTTGGTATAGGTTGTTCTTCTCTAGTTTACAATTACTTAATAATAGAGGAACATGGAAAACTTATGTATCCTGAATCTATGGCAATTTCTGAAACATTAGTAGCTTCACAGGGTGGTGGAGACGCTATAAAATATATGGGTATTGGTTTTGGAATAAGTGGTATCATAAACGTTCTAACTGGTTCATTTTTAAATGTAATCAACAATGTTATGACTTATTTAGGTACTCCATTTTATAAGTGGAAGTTTTCTTTAGAAGTAAATCCACTTTTACTAGGTATTGGATTTATAGTTGGATTAGAGGTTTCATTAACTATGTTTGCTGGTTCTATACTATCAAACTTTGCAGTAGCTCCACTAATAGGTTACTTCTCAGATATGGCTCGTGAAGGAATGTTCATATGGAATGACCCTGCCGTTGCCATAAATACTATGGATGTAAATGCTATATCAGGCAGTTATGTAAAATATATTGGTGCTGGTATGATGCTTTGTGGTGGTATAATTGGTGCTATAAAACTTATCCCAACTATAGTAGTTTCTATAAGAGAAACTTTAAACGCTAAAAAAGGTAATAATGAAGATGATAAAGGTAGTTCTTCTGAAATGTTAATATTAATAGGTGGTATAGTTGTTGGTTTAATTGCCGCTTATTTAATATCTCAAAGCATTACAATGGCAGCTGTTGCTATTATAGTTTCATTCATATTATCATTTTTATTTGTTATAGTTTCTGGACGTTTAACAGGTACTATAGGAACATCAAATCTTCCTGTATCAGGTATGACTATTGCATCTTTAGTAATATTAACTCTTGTTTTCGTCATGTCTGGTTGGACAGGACTTGAAGATAACAAATCATTACTTTTATTTGCTGGCTTTATGGTTACTGCCATATCTGTTGCTGGTGGATATAATCAATCTCAAAAGGTAACTTATATAATTGGTGGTAGTAAAAAAGAAATGCAAAACAGCTTCGCACTAGCTTCTATAGTAGGTGTGGCTGTAGTTTGTGGAACAATAGTTGTACTTTCTAGCCAATTGGCAATTACAGGTGCTGACGCTCCTTTTGCATTACCTCAAGCTAACTTAATGTCTACATTAACATCAGGTATAATGTCTGGTAACTTGCCTTGGGTTATGGTTATTGCCGGTGTAGTTATGGCTTTAGTGTTGTTTATGTTAAATCTACCAATAATGACCGTTGCTATAGGGTTTTATTTACCAATCTCTACTACTTCAATCATATTAGTAGGAGCACTAGTTCGTTTATTTGTAGAAAAGACTGCTAAAAATGATTTGGAAAGAGAAGCTAAGGTTTCAAATGGTATAAGTTTATCTTCAGGCTTAGTTGCTGGTGGATCTATAATAGGCTTAATAGGTATAATACTACAAGTATCTGGTATAATTACACCTAGAATCCCTACTGGATTTGCTGCATCAAATTCAATGGCATTGCTTCTACTAGTTATTCTTGTTGTAGCAACAACTATTCCGATTGCATTTGCGAAGGTTAAACATAATGAAGACTAA
- a CDS encoding HD domain-containing protein — protein MREEALEILSKYLKTDYMLKHSYAVEAVMRELAKKLEPEKEEEWAVAGLLHDLDSDITGRIPGVVNDAHAFKSVELLKKEKFGDEKLYRAILGHHDNKGVVRSSLMEKAIYAVDPITGFITAIAKSYPDKKLTSVKSKSVIKRMKEKRFAANANRDAMRAIELTGICFDEFAEISLNAMQGIADILEETE, from the coding sequence ATGAGAGAAGAAGCATTGGAAATATTATCTAAGTATTTAAAAACTGATTATATGTTAAAACATAGTTATGCAGTAGAAGCTGTAATGAGAGAACTGGCTAAAAAGTTAGAGCCAGAAAAGGAAGAGGAATGGGCAGTGGCAGGTCTTTTACATGATTTAGATTCTGATATTACAGGAAGGATACCTGGTGTTGTAAATGATGCCCATGCTTTTAAAAGTGTTGAATTATTAAAAAAAGAAAAATTTGGAGATGAAAAATTATATAGAGCCATTCTTGGTCATCATGACAATAAGGGAGTAGTTAGGTCAAGTTTAATGGAGAAAGCCATATATGCAGTAGATCCCATAACAGGTTTTATAACAGCCATAGCTAAAAGCTATCCAGATAAAAAACTTACTAGTGTAAAATCAAAGTCTGTTATAAAGAGAATGAAGGAGAAGCGATTTGCAGCTAATGCTAATAGAGATGCCATGAGAGCCATAGAACTTACGGGAATATGTTTTGATGAATTTGCAGAAATATCTTTGAATGCTATGCAAGGTATTGCAGATATATTGGAAGAAACAGAATAA
- a CDS encoding VanW family protein produces MERNDDNNDIIRKARQKAKQEKEENLDENKLDINNKTEITDEEKTEEHDYKEDEGFNNKEYVNSEELESIKGEIIEEKEHTKKNVKNKKKIYIGIACFIVMITIMYFGSKRYDYRVYPDITLYEEDVSKLNEKQLKTKVNTLANDINKNKIIIKLEDKDYEILVSNIIDKLDVKKVENEIMSYGKDKTFLEQFGLIYLSVKRNYNFDIKINKEALEEEVNQIYDDTHVSPIEPTLEMNGDKLNIIEGENGKSINDKNLINKIIEKINSNEVGKSNIIIKEEYKQIKPKIDNKDLEGVDYKISSATTYFGGTGYNRGLNIANAARKIDQTLLMPGEEFSYEDKVSPVDLSNGYYMAPVIINGTHKDAPGGGVCQVSTTLYNTQLKAGILPTERYNHSKSVAYVQRGLDATLATGSKNLRFKNPYNYPIYIHAYTVGGQITVEFWSNKSVLDGKKYTPVSFVKGNVANTYLYGYNNKGELIYKKYIDTSIYR; encoded by the coding sequence GTGGAGAGAAACGATGATAATAATGATATTATAAGAAAAGCACGCCAAAAGGCAAAGCAGGAAAAAGAAGAAAACTTGGATGAGAACAAGTTAGATATTAATAATAAAACAGAAATCACCGATGAAGAAAAAACTGAAGAACATGATTATAAAGAAGATGAAGGTTTTAATAATAAAGAATATGTAAATAGTGAAGAGTTAGAAAGTATTAAAGGAGAAATAATAGAGGAAAAAGAACACACAAAAAAAAATGTAAAAAATAAAAAGAAGATTTATATTGGAATCGCATGTTTTATTGTAATGATTACAATAATGTATTTTGGTTCTAAAAGATATGACTATCGAGTCTACCCAGATATAACATTGTATGAAGAAGATGTTTCAAAACTAAATGAAAAACAATTAAAGACAAAGGTAAATACTTTGGCAAATGATATTAATAAGAATAAAATAATTATAAAATTAGAAGATAAAGACTATGAAATTTTAGTATCCAATATAATTGATAAATTAGATGTAAAAAAAGTTGAAAATGAAATAATGAGTTATGGTAAAGATAAAACATTTTTAGAACAATTTGGCTTAATATATTTAAGCGTGAAAAGAAATTATAACTTTGATATTAAAATTAATAAAGAAGCTTTAGAGGAAGAAGTTAATCAAATTTATGACGATACTCATGTATCGCCTATTGAACCAACACTTGAGATGAATGGGGATAAATTAAATATAATAGAAGGTGAAAATGGTAAAAGTATTAATGATAAAAATTTAATAAATAAAATAATAGAAAAAATAAATAGTAATGAAGTGGGAAAAAGTAATATAATTATTAAAGAAGAATATAAACAAATCAAACCTAAAATAGATAATAAAGATCTTGAAGGTGTAGACTATAAGATTTCTTCTGCAACGACATACTTTGGAGGAACAGGCTACAATAGGGGACTGAATATAGCTAATGCAGCAAGAAAAATTGATCAAACATTATTAATGCCTGGAGAAGAGTTTTCATACGAAGACAAAGTTAGCCCTGTAGACCTTAGTAATGGTTATTACATGGCACCAGTTATAATAAATGGAACTCATAAGGATGCCCCAGGAGGAGGAGTTTGTCAAGTTTCTACAACATTGTATAATACACAATTAAAAGCAGGAATTCTACCAACAGAAAGATACAATCACTCAAAATCTGTAGCCTATGTACAACGAGGATTAGATGCCACATTAGCAACAGGAAGTAAAAACTTAAGATTCAAAAATCCTTATAATTATCCAATTTATATTCATGCCTATACAGTTGGAGGACAAATTACAGTAGAATTTTGGTCAAATAAAAGTGTTTTGGATGGGAAAAAATATACTCCTGTAAGTTTTGTGAAAGGAAATGTGGCAAATACTTATCTTTATGGGTATAATAATAAGGGAGAATTAATATATAAAAAATATATTGACACAAGTATTTATAGATAG
- a CDS encoding TIGR01212 family radical SAM protein (This family includes YhcC from E. coli K-12, an uncharacterized radical SAM protein.), protein MTKFKYAFDDNKRYHTWNYYLRNTFGEKIFKVSINAGFTCPNIDGKVAYGGCTYCSKEGSGDFAGNPKDDLIKQFKEIKEMMLKKWPSAKYIGYFQAYTNTYAPLEVLKEKYETILEQDDVVGLSISTRPDCLEDDVVEYLSELNKRTNLWIELGLQTIHDPTSKIINRGHDYKTFVEGVKKLKAKNIKTVVHIINGLPGEDYNMMMETAKAVADLNVHGVKIHLLHVIKGTPMAKMLEKNMMTLMTQEDYVNLVCDQLEILPPEMVIHRLTGDGKKEDLVGPLWSLKKWEVLNAIDDTLKSRDSYQGIKYSSSK, encoded by the coding sequence ATGACAAAGTTCAAATATGCTTTTGATGACAATAAAAGATATCATACTTGGAATTACTATCTTAGAAATACATTTGGTGAAAAAATATTTAAGGTTTCTATAAATGCAGGATTCACTTGCCCAAATATAGATGGAAAAGTAGCTTATGGCGGATGTACCTACTGCTCCAAAGAAGGTTCTGGAGATTTTGCTGGTAATCCAAAAGATGATTTGATAAAACAGTTTAAAGAAATTAAAGAGATGATGCTAAAAAAATGGCCAAGCGCTAAGTATATTGGATATTTCCAGGCTTATACAAATACTTATGCTCCTTTAGAGGTTTTAAAGGAAAAATATGAAACTATCTTAGAGCAAGATGATGTAGTAGGTCTTTCTATTTCTACTCGTCCAGACTGTTTAGAAGATGATGTAGTTGAATATTTAAGTGAGCTAAATAAAAGAACTAATCTATGGATAGAGTTAGGTCTTCAAACTATTCATGACCCAACTTCAAAAATTATAAATAGAGGCCACGATTATAAGACTTTTGTAGAAGGTGTAAAAAAGTTAAAAGCTAAGAATATAAAAACTGTAGTTCATATTATTAATGGTCTTCCTGGAGAGGATTATAATATGATGATGGAAACAGCTAAAGCTGTGGCTGATTTAAATGTTCATGGAGTAAAGATTCATTTACTTCATGTTATAAAGGGTACTCCAATGGCAAAGATGTTAGAAAAGAATATGATGACTTTAATGACACAAGAAGATTATGTAAATCTAGTTTGTGATCAGTTAGAAATTCTTCCACCTGAAATGGTAATCCATAGACTAACAGGTGATGGGAAAAAAGAAGATTTAGTGGGTCCTCTTTGGTCTTTGAAAAAGTGGGAAGTACTAAATGCCATTGATGATACTCTAAAATCAAGAGATTCTTATCAAGGTATAAAGTACTCATCTTCAAAATAA
- a CDS encoding DMT family transporter → MGYIYILLAGLFWSSIGLFTTNLSNVGLSTEEISFLRLSMGCIILLTYAIIKNPSLLKVSKKGLIYSIIIGLLCQGLFNYCYVNSIKSSGSAVAAVLLYTSPIFITIFSKIIYKEKINKMKLLSLGICLVAAILAVTGGSLDLQNISTFGIISGIMAAILYSLMPIISKNILDEVNNLTMMIYSFLTGALLLVGKVNFAKVGASIGDMSVVLNITGFGLFSGALAYICYTSGVKSGIELSVAGVIASIELVFAQMIGWIIMGEPFNSIKIIGVCLMMVSAILALKSVTKIPSDSEDSLDLDLRKVVGQA, encoded by the coding sequence ATGGGTTATATATATATATTACTTGCAGGTCTTTTTTGGTCTAGTATAGGATTATTTACAACAAATTTAAGTAATGTAGGATTATCAACAGAAGAAATAAGTTTTTTAAGACTTTCAATGGGGTGCATTATATTACTTACTTATGCAATTATAAAAAATCCAAGTTTATTAAAAGTATCAAAAAAAGGACTTATTTATTCAATAATAATAGGATTACTTTGTCAAGGATTATTTAACTACTGCTATGTAAATTCAATAAAAAGTTCAGGAAGTGCAGTAGCAGCTGTATTACTTTATACTTCACCAATATTTATTACAATTTTTTCTAAAATTATATACAAAGAGAAAATTAATAAAATGAAGTTATTATCTTTAGGTATATGTTTAGTGGCAGCGATACTTGCTGTTACAGGAGGAAGTTTAGATTTACAAAATATAAGTACATTCGGAATTATAAGTGGAATTATGGCAGCAATTCTTTATTCCTTAATGCCAATAATAAGTAAAAATATATTAGATGAAGTAAATAATTTAACCATGATGATTTATTCATTTTTAACAGGAGCATTACTTCTTGTAGGTAAAGTGAATTTTGCTAAAGTTGGAGCTAGCATAGGAGATATGTCTGTAGTTTTAAATATAACAGGATTTGGATTATTTTCAGGAGCTCTTGCTTATATTTGTTATACAAGTGGTGTGAAAAGTGGAATAGAACTTTCTGTTGCTGGTGTAATAGCATCAATAGAATTAGTATTTGCACAAATGATTGGATGGATTATCATGGGAGAACCATTCAATTCTATAAAAATAATTGGAGTTTGCTTAATGATGGTTTCCGCTATATTAGCTCTTAAGAGTGTTACTAAAATACCATCTGATAGTGAAGACAGTCTTGATTTAGACCTTAGAAAGGTTGTAGGTCAAGCATAA
- a CDS encoding CPBP family intramembrane glutamic endopeptidase, which yields MSKKKAGILVLMGYLITMGIGILIGNVVSNILGENVLGTMNMNLNNIIYKFIIQIPPTVFIIYFIKKYYNWEDIYLSSKNLKSFIWFVPYLIVLIFIIGKFITELSKHISTYDRSIYLMIIIIFTGTAMAGFCEEVIFRGIILNSFKSEKSYIMAMIISSLGFSIVHITTIVMGNSLFEALVTVFYSSLLGFAFVGLAMKMKNIWPLIIFHSIWNFILIASQSLQFEISIAAGICNIMNIFMAIILWVVVIVEEKRKNRRKTILTN from the coding sequence ATGAGTAAAAAGAAAGCTGGTATTTTAGTATTAATGGGATATTTAATAACCATGGGCATTGGAATTTTAATAGGAAATGTTGTATCCAATATATTAGGAGAAAATGTGCTAGGTACAATGAATATGAACTTGAACAATATTATTTATAAATTCATAATTCAAATACCACCAACAGTATTTATTATATATTTTATAAAGAAATATTATAATTGGGAAGATATATATCTTTCATCAAAAAACTTAAAAAGTTTTATATGGTTTGTACCATATTTAATAGTTTTAATATTTATCATAGGTAAATTTATAACTGAATTAAGTAAACATATATCAACTTATGATAGATCAATTTATCTAATGATAATAATTATATTTACAGGTACAGCTATGGCGGGTTTTTGTGAGGAAGTTATTTTTAGAGGTATAATATTGAACTCCTTTAAAAGTGAAAAATCTTATATAATGGCTATGATAATAAGTAGTTTAGGTTTTTCCATAGTACATATAACAACTATAGTAATGGGCAACTCTTTATTTGAGGCCCTTGTCACAGTATTTTATTCATCTTTATTAGGTTTTGCCTTTGTTGGTCTTGCAATGAAGATGAAAAATATATGGCCTTTAATTATTTTTCACTCTATTTGGAATTTCATATTGATCGCATCTCAAAGTTTACAATTTGAAATATCTATAGCAGCTGGTATATGCAATATCATGAATATTTTTATGGCCATAATACTATGGGTTGTTGTTATAGTTGAAGAAAAAAGAAAAAATAGAAGAAAAACTATACTGACGAATTAG